In the genome of Pseudomonas lalucatii, the window GCCTGCAGATCACCGGCACCTTCCTGCGCCATGCCCGCGCCGCCAACCAGCAGGCGGGCGACGGCCCCGAGCCCGCGGACAGCCTGCTGGCCTCGGAACAGCACCAGGTCTGGGGCCACGCCCTGCACCCAACGCCCAAGAGCCGCGAAGGCGTCGCCCTCGACGCCCTGCTGGCCTGCTCGCCGGAGGTGGGCGCCTGCTTCGCCCTGCACTGGTTCCGCGTCGACCCGGCGCTGATCCGCCACCAGGGCGCCGACCCGCGAGCGACCCTGCGCCAGCTCGGCGGCCACGACGATCGCTACCCCTGCCACCCCTGGGAGGTGGCGCGTATCCTCGCCGACCCGCTGGTGAAACAGGCGCAGGCGCTGGGACTGATGGAGCACCTCGGGCCCCAGGGCCTGACGCTCTACCCGACGTCCTCGGTGCGCACCCTCTACCACCCCGACCTGGCGTACTTCCTCAAGTTCTCGGTGCACGTGCGCCTGACCAACTGCGTGCGCAAGAACGCCTGGTACGAACTGGACAGCGCGGTGGCCCTGACCGAGTTGCTGACCCCGCTGATGGACGAACTGGCCCGGGAGCAGCCCGGCTTCGCGCTGATGCCCGAGCCGGCTGCCAGCACCCTCGACCTCGGTGCCCTGGGCAGCCTGGAACAGGCCCGGGAAGTCACCGAGTGCTTCGGCATCCTCTACCGGCAGAACCTCGATGCCGACTGCCGCCGGCGCTACCGGCCGCAGGTGGCCATGGCCCTGTTCACCTGGGACCGGCACGGCCAGAGCGTGGCCCAGGCCGCGGTCGAGCGCAGCGCCGGCCGGCTCGGCGTCGGCTACGCCGAGGCCGCCCTGCGCTGGTTCGCCGGCTATGCCGAGCAGTTGCTCGGCGGCGTGCTGCATTGCCTGTTCCGCCGCGGCGTGGTGCTGGAGCCGCACCTGCAGAACACCCTGCTCGGCTTCGACGCCGACGACCTGCCCTGCCGGGTATGGATCCGCGACCTGGAGGGCACCAAGCTGGTGCCCGAGCACTGGCCGGCGGCGCGCCTCGCACACCTCGCCGAGCGCACCCGCGCCTCGCTCTACTACGACGCCGACAAGGCCTGGAAGCGGGTGGTTTACTGCACCCTGGTGAACAACCTGGGCGAGGCGATCTTCCACCTCGCCGCCGGCGACGAGACGCTGGAGCGACGCCTGTGGCGTCAGCTCGGCGAGCGGCTCGACGCGCAGCGCCTGCGCCTCGACGATCCGCCGGCCCTGGCCGAGCTGTGCGCCGGTGCGCCCTGGCCGAGCAAGGAGAACTTCATGACCCGCCTGCTGATGCGCGCCGACCGCGAGGCCGGCTACACCCCCCTGCCCAGTCCCCTGGCCGGTCCGGCCACGCAGGTGCGCCCATGAACCTGCCTGACGCCATCGTCCGGGCCATCGACGGGCTGCGCGCCGAGCGCACGCAGCCCCTGTGCGCCTACCTCTACGACCTCGCCGCGCTGGCCGAGCATGTGCGCACCATGCGCGCGGCGCTGCCGGCCAGCTGCGAGCTGTTCTACGCCGCCAAGGCCAACCCGGAGGCGGCGATCCTGCGCACCCTGGCACCGCTGGTGGACGGTTTCGAGGCGGCCAGCGGCGGCGAGCTGCGCTGGCTGCACGGGCTGCACCCCGAGCTGCCGCTGATCTTCGGCGGCCCCGGCAAGCTCGACGGCGAGCTGGCCGCCGCGCTGGACTGCGGCGTCGCGGCGATCCACGTGGAGAGTCTCGGCGAACTGCGCCGCCTGGCCGTCATCGCCGCCGCCCGGGGGCGCCGCGCCCCGGTGCTGCTGCGCCTGAACCTGAAACTGGCCGAAGCCCCGGACAGCCGCCTGGTGATGGGCGGCAAGCCGACCCCCTTCGGCCTCGACGAAGAGGCGCTGGACGAGGCCCTGGCGCTGCTGCGCGGGGAGCCCTGGCTGGAGCTGCAGGGCCTGCACTTCCACCTGCTGTCGCACCAGCTGGACGTGGCCGCGCACCTGCAGCTGATGCGCGCCTACCTGGGCTGCTTCCGCCGCCTGTGCGCCGAACACCGTCTCGAGCTGCCGCTGCTCAATGTCGGCGGCGGCATGGGCATCGACTACCGCGACCCGGGCAACTCCTTCGACTGGCCGGCGTTCTGCCAGGGCCTCGCGGCGCTGCTCGACGAGCAGCGCCTGGGCGACACCCGCCTGCGCTTCGAGATCGGCCGCTTCATCAGTGCCGCCTGCGGCTACTACCTGATGGAGGTGCTGGACATCAAACGCAACCACGGCCAGTACTTCGCCATCGGCCGCGGCGGCACCCACCACTTCCGCACCCCGGCGGCCCAGGGCCACGACCACCCCTTCGCGGTGGTGCGCGGCGCGCGCCCGGCCGAGCTGCGCGAGCAGGCGGTGACCCTGGTCGGCCAGCTGTGCACGCCCAAGGACGTGCTGGCCCGCCAGCAACCGGTGGCCGAGCTGGCGGTGGGCGACCTGCTGGTGTTCCCCCTGGCCGGCGCCTACGCCTGGAACATCTCGCACCGCGACTTCCTGATGCACGAGCCGCCGCAGATGCTGTTCCTCCCCGCCGGCTGAAACCCAGACGAAAAAAAGCCCCGACAGGTCGGGGCTCGAGGAGCGCGGCGCCGGGTCGCGCCGCAGCAAAGCTGGATCAGACCAGGCTCATCAGCGCCTGGCGGCTGAACGGCAGGATGTCGCCCTCGCGGCCTTCGCGCACCTTCAGCGCCCAGTCCGGGTCGACCAGCAGGGCACGGCCGACGGCCACCAGGTCGAACTCCTGCTTGTGCAGGCGCTCCAGCAGGCCCTCCAGCTTGGCCGGCTGGGCCACCTTGTCGGTGTTGACCATGAACTGCAGGAACTCGCCGTCCAGGCCGACGCTGCCCACGGTGATGGTCGGCTTGCCGGTCAGCTGGCGCGTCCAGCCGGCCAGGTTGAGGTCGGAGCCGTCGAACTCCGGCTCCCAGAAGCGCCGGGTCGAGCAGTGGAAGATGTCCACGCCGGCCGCGCTGAGCGGCTCGAGGAAGGCCGCCAGGGCCTCGGGCGTCTCCACCAGGCGGGCGCTGTAGTCCTGCTGCTTCCACTGCGAGAAGCGGAAGATGATCGGGAAATCCGGGCCGACCGCGGCGCGCACCGCCTGGATCAGCTCGATGGCGAAGCGCGAGCGCCCGGCCAGGTCGCCGCCGTACTCGTCGCTGCGCTGGTTGCTGCCGGCCCAGAAGAACTGGTCGATCAGGTAGCCGTGGGCGCCATGGATCTCCACCCCGTCCATGCCGATGCGCTGGGCGTCCGCGGCGGCCTGGGCGAAGGCGGTGATCACCTCCTGGATGTCGTCCCTGCTCATGCCATGGACGATGACCTTGCCGTCCTTGAGCTTCTCGCTCGGGCCGTAACCCGGCACCTCGGCATCCGGCTCGGTGCCGAGCTTGCGCACGTTGCCCACGTGCCACAGCTGCGGGGCGATCTTGCCGCCCTCGGCATGCACCGCCTCGACCACCTGCTGCCAGCCGGCCAGGGCATCCTCGCCGTAGAAGCGCGGCACGTTGGGGTAGCCGTTGGACGCCTTGTGGCCGACCGTGGTGCCCTCGGTGACGATCAGGCCGACGCCGGCGGCGGCGCGGCGGCGGTAGTACTCGATGACCTTGGCGTTGGGCACCCCGCCCGGGGAGAAGGAGCGCGTCATCGGCGCCATCACCACGCGGCTCGGCAGCTCCAGGGCGCCGAGGCTGAAGGGTTGGAACAAAGCTTGTACCGGGGCGTTCATGGTTGCTCCTCTGTGCCGGCCAGGCGACCGGTCGTCTCGTTCGTAGGGGGAAGAATTCAGGCCGCGAGCAGCCGCTCGAGGCGCTGCAGGAAGTCGTCCAGCACGCGGGTGTCGCTGGCCACCTTGAGGCGGGTCAACGCGCCCTGCCAGGCGTTGGCGATGAACGCGGCCAGGTTGCGGCAATCCTCGTCCGCCGCCAGCTCGCCGGCGGCCTGGGCCTGCTCCAGGCAGGCCTGGAGGATGTCCGCCGAGCGTTGCAGGATGGCGTCCACCGCCGCGCCGATGGCCGGCGACAGCTCGGCCATCTCGAAGCTCAGGCTGCCGATGAAGCAGTGGTACTCGAGCTTCTCCTGGCGGGCGAATCGCTGCACCAGCTCGGCGTAGTAGCCGAGGATGCGCTGGCGCGGACTCAGCGCGGGGTTGCCCAGGGCCAGGGCGTAGCGTTCCAGGCGCGGCTGGTAGACCTGCGCCAGGGCCTGCAGGGCGAAGTCTTCCTTGCTGGCGAAGTAGTGGTAGAAGGAGCCCTTGGGCACCCCGGCGGCCAGGACGATCTCCTGCACGCCGGCGCCGTGATAACCGCGGCGGGTCATCACCTCGGCGCCCTTGGCGAGGATCAGGTCACGCTTGTCGAGTCGGATGGATGTGCTCATGGCGGCGAGCATATGACCGGTCGTCTCGCCCGCCCAGCACTATTGATGGCGGTGATTGGCGACGACAGGCAGACGGCCCGTGACCGCCGGGAGGGGGAGCCGACGGGCGCCTGGCACACGCCGGCATCGGCGCACCGGACCGCGCCGATGCCGGTGGCCATGGCTCAGCTCAGGGCATTCTCGATGGCCTGGATCAGCGCCGGGTCGTCCGGGGCGGTCCGCGGCGAGAAGCGCGCCAGTACCCGGCCGTCCTGGCCGACCAGGAATTTCTCGAAGTTCCAGGTGATGTCGCCGGGGAACTCGGCGCCCTCGCCGGCCAGCAGGCGATACAGCGGATGGCGCTCGGGGCCGTTGACCTGCAGCTTGCTGCCCAGGGGAAAGGTCACCCCGTAGTTGAGGCTGCAGAACTCACGAATGGCCGCCTCGTTGTCCGGCTCCTGCTCGGCGAACTGGTTGCACGGCAGGCCCAGCACGCTGAAGCCGCGGGCCCGGTATTGCTGGTGGAGCTTCTCCAGGCCGGCATACTGCGGTGTCAGACCGCACTTGGAGGCGACGTTGACCACCAGTACCACCTGCCCCTTGAAAGGAGCCAGCGGCAGGTCCTCGCCATCCAGAGCACGCAGATTGAGGTCGTGAAAGGCACTCATGACTAACTCCTTGAAACTGCTGCGGAAAAGGTACCCCGGACAGAAAAGGCGCCGTTGTCGGGCGCCTTTTCGTTGTACTCAGCGTAGCAGCCACCGCCGCGGTCGGGACGCGCAAGAGTCATCCGACGACGGCGGCGAGCGATGCCTGGATCAGTGGTGGTGACCACCCTCGCCGTGGATGTGACCGTGGGCCACTTCCTCTTCGCTGGCGTCACGCACATCGACCACCTTGACCTGGAAGTTCAGGCGCTGGCCGGCCAGCGGGTGGTTGCCGTCGACGATCACGTCGTCGCCGTCCAGCTCGCGGATGGTGACGATCTGCATGCTGCCGTCCGGGCCGGAGGCGTGGAACTGCATGCCGACTTCCAGCACGTCGACGCCTTCGAACATCGAGCGGTTGAGGGTCGCGACCAGCTCGGCGCTGTACTCGCCGTAGGCGTCTTCCGGCTCGACGGCCACGGTCAGCTCGTCACCGGCCTGCTTGCCCAGCAGGGCCTTTTCCAGGCCGCCGATGATGTTGCCTGCGCCATGGAGGTAAACCAGCGGCGCGCCGCCAGCGGAACTATCGATCACCTCACCGGCATCGTTGGTCAGGGTATAGTCGATGGAGACGGCCTTGTTGGCGGCGATCAGCATGGGGCGAGACCTTTTGCATATGAAGAATGAACGAACGAGTGTAACCAAGGCCACGCCCGAAAGCGACCCGAGCCCGGCCCCTCGCCAGACGGGCGGCGCCGTGCGCCTGCTGGATTTGCGCCAGGACGAGGACGGTCATTGGGTCGCCGTGCTGTCCTGCGGTCACACCCAGCACCTGCGCCACCAGCCGCCGTGGCAGAATCGCGCCTGGGTGCTCGACCCCGCCCAGCGCGACGCCCGCCGCGGCCAGCGGTTTCGCTGCGGCTGGTGCCTGAACGGCGCTCGACCGGCCCCGCCCCCTGCGGACGAAACGCGCTAGCCCCGGACCCGCCTCGACCCCGCAGGCGAATCACAGCGGCCAACGACGCCAATCGCCCCCCTTGCCAGGAACCCTCCATGCATTGCTTCTTCATCGCGCCGACCGGTTTCGGCGTCGGCCTGACCTCCACCAGCCTCGGCCTGGTCGGCGCCCTGGAACGCGCCGGGCTCAGGGTCGGCTTCTTCAAGCCCGTCGCCCAGCCGCACCCGGACGACACCGGCCCGGAGCGCTCCAGCGCCCTGATCGCCCGCACCCACGGCCTGCACTCGCCCGCGCCCCTGGCGCTGAGCCGGGTGGAACAGATGCTCGGCGACGGCCGGCTGGACGAGCTGCTGGAGGACCTCCTCGAGCGCTATCGGCAGGCCGCCGCGGACAAGGACGTGGTGATAGTCGAGGCCATGGTGCCGACCCGCCACACCAGCTACGCGGCGCGGGTCAACTTCCACCTGGCCAAGAGCCTGGATGCCGAGGTGATCCTGGTCGCCGCCCCGGAGCAGGAGGGCCTGGGCGAGCTGTGCGACCGCCTGGAGATCCAGGCGCAGCAGTTCGGCGGCACCCAGGACCCCAAGGTGCTCGGAGTGATCCTCAACAAGGTGCGCAGCGAGGACGGCATCGCGGCCTACGCCCGGCGCCTGCAGGAGTGCTCGGCGCTGTTCAGGGGCGAGCACTTCCGCCTGCTCGGCTGCGTCCCCTGGCAGGACGAGCTGAATGCCCCGCGCAGCCGCGACATCGCCGAACTGCTCGGCGCGCGGCTGCTCAATGCCGGCGACTACGAACAGCGCCGCGTGCTGCAGATCGTGCTCTGCGCCCGCGCCGTGGCCAATACGGTGCAGCTGCTCAAGCCCGGGACCCTGGTGGTGACGCCGGGCGACCGCGACGACATCATCCTCGCCGCCAGCCTGGCGGCGATGAACGGCGTGCCGCTGGCCGGGCTGCTGCTGTGCAGCGACTTCAATCCCGACCCGCGGATCATGCAGCTGTGCCGCGGCGCGCTGGCCAGCGGCCTGCCGGTGATGACCGTGAGCAGCGGCTCCTACGACACCGCCACCCACCTGAACCGGCTGAACAAGGAGATTCCCCTGGACGACCGCGAACGCGCCGAGAAGGTCGCCGAGTTCGTCGCCGGTCACGTCGATCACGACTGGCTGCGCGGCCGCTGCGGCGGCACGCAGGCGCTGCACCTGTCCCCCGCGGCGTTTCGCTACCAGCTGCTGCAGCGGGCCATGGCGGCGAACCGGCGCATCGTCCTGCCCGAAGGCAGCGAGCCGCGCACCGTGCAGGCCGCCGCCCTCTGCCAGGCCCGCGGCATCGCCCGCTGCGTGCTGCTGGGCAAGCCCGAGGAGGTCCGGGCCGTGGCCCAGGCGCAGGGCATCGAGCTGCCGCCCGGGCTGGAGATTCTCGACCCGGACCTGGTCCGGGCGCGCTATGTCGCGCCCATGGTCGAGCTGCGCCAGGGCAAGGGCCTCAACGCGCCGATGGCCACCGCGCAGCTGGAGGACAACGTGGTACTGGGCACCATGATGCTGGCGCTGGGCGAGGTCGACGGCCTGGTCGCCGGTGCCATCCACACCACCGCCAACACCATCCGCCCGGCCCTGCAGCTGATCAAGACCGCGGCGGACTACAGCCTGGTGTCCTCGGTGTATTTCCTGCTGCTGCCGGACCAGGTGCTGGTGTATGGCGACTGCGCGGTCAACCCGCAGCCGAACGCCGAGCAGCTGGCGCAAATCGCCCTGCAGAGCGCCGACTCGGCCAGGGCCCTGGGCATCGTCCCACGACTGGCGATGCTCAGCTGCACCAGTGCCGACAGCGCCAAGGTCGCCGAGGCGACCCGCCTGGCCCGGCTGCGCCGGCCGGACCTGGCGCTCGACGGCCCGCTGCCCTACGACGCCGCCGGCGGCCGGCTGCAGACGCCGGACCGGCCGCCGGCAGAGCGTGCCACCGTGCTGGTGTTCCCCGACCTGGACAGCGGCAACAGCGCCTACCGGGCGCTGCAACGCGACACCCACTGCGTCGGCGTGGGGCCGATGCTGCAGGGGCTGCGCAAGCCGGTGAACGACCTGCCGCGCGGCGCCCAGGTCGATGACATCCTCTATACCGTCGCCCTGACGGCCATCCAGGCCGCCGACCTGCCATAGGCCGCGGCCTCGCTGGCAGAAACAGCGGCAACTGGTGGCGATTTGTGCTGATCGCCAGGGTTCGCCGGGCTTGCAGTTCGGTCGGCAGCGGTTAACCTGTGCGCCGACCGACCCGCGGAGGACAACCGCGGGCATCCGACGACCGGGGCCTGTCCCCCTTGGCCGAGGCACATGCCCCCCATGTTGCATTTCCTGCCCGCCGCCCTGCGCGGCCTGCTCGGTGCCAGCCTGCTGGCGCTCAACACCCTGTTCTGGTGCTGGCCCCTGTTCGCCGTGACCCTGCTGAAGATCTGCCTGCCGTTCGCCGCCGCGCAGCGCCTGGGCAATCGGCTGATGAACTTCATCCACGAGGCCTGGATCAGCTGCAACAAGGCCTGGATGAATCTGCTGGGGCAGACGCGCTGGCGAGTCGAGGGCCTGCCGGATCTGGATTACCAGCACTCCTATCTGGTCACCAGCAATCACCAGAGCTGGGTCGACATCCTGGCCCTGCAGTACCTGCTCAACCGGCGCATCCGTCCGCTGAAGTTCTTTCTCAAGCAGGAGCTGATCTGGGTGCCGGTGATCGGCCTGTGCTGGTGGGCCCTGGGCTTCCCCTTCATGAAGCGCTACTCCAAGGCCTACCTGGCCAGGCACCCGGAGAAGAAGGGCAAGGACCTGGAGACCACCCGGCGCACCTGCGCGAAGTTCCGCGACAACCCGGTGAGCATCTTCAACTTCCTCGAGGGCACGCGCTTCACCCCGGCCAAACATAGCGCCCAGGCCTCGCCGTTCCGCCACCTGCTCAAGCCCAAGGCCGGCGGTATCGCCTTCGTGCTCGATGCCATGGGCGAGCAGCTGCACGCCATCGTCAACGTCACCATCCATTACCCCCAGGGCAACCCGAGCTTCTGGACCCTGCTCAGCGGCGAGCTGGGGGACGTGGTGGTGAACCTGCGCCGGCTGCCGATCGACCCCGCCTTCATCGGCCGCAACTACGATCAGGACGATGACTACCGCCTGGCGTTCCAGCAATGGGTCAACCAGCTGTGGCTGGCCAAGGACGCCGAACTGGCCGAGCTGCACCGCCGCGACCCCGCCCGCTGACCCCGCGCTCCGGCGGCTAGCGTTTGGGCTTGGGGTACAGCGGCAGCGCGTCCCAGTCCAGCTGCGCCGGGAAGTCCTGCGCGTCGTCCAGCGGCAGCCCCGGCGCGACCAGGAAGCCCTGCATGATCGCGCACTGGTGCTCCACCAGCCAGTCGCGCTGGGCGGCGGTCTCCACCCCCTCGGCGATCACCTCCAGGCCGAGGTTGCGGCCCAGGTCGATGATGGTGCTGACCACCGCCGCATCCCGTGGCGACTCCAGCATGTTGGCGATGAACAGGCGGTCGATCTTCAGCGTGTCCAGCTCGAAGTGCCGCAGATAGGCCAGGGAGGAATAGCCGGTGCCGAAGTCGTCGATGGCGATCTTCACCCCCAGCTGGCGCAACTGGCGCAGCTGCTCCTGGGTGTTCTCCAGGCTCTGCATCAGCGCGCTCTCGGTCACTTCCACCTCCAGTTGCGCCGGGTTCAGCTCGTACTCGTCCAGCACCCGCCCCAGGTCATCCGCCAGTTGCGGCATGCCGAACTGCACCGGGCTGACGTTCAGGCTGAGCACCAGGTCGCCGCCGGCGGGCCGCGGCATGTCGCAGAACTGCCGCGCCCCCTGGCGGAAGATCCAGTCGCCCAGGCGGTTGATCAGGCGGGTTTCCTCGAGCAGGGGGATGAACACGCTGGGGGCCACGGTTCCGGCGA includes:
- a CDS encoding IucA/IucC family protein: MNLAPSTDSLRDLALDGEAQRHAIECLLNCYLREYALPRGEADLDCRDLDLPMSLRQLAARRILIRLPEGGRLALLVERASALGRCRFLSAPYLKRPGQLWQALGAAELARLLLAPLNGPERHGELLAQIDNSLQITGTFLRHARAANQQAGDGPEPADSLLASEQHQVWGHALHPTPKSREGVALDALLACSPEVGACFALHWFRVDPALIRHQGADPRATLRQLGGHDDRYPCHPWEVARILADPLVKQAQALGLMEHLGPQGLTLYPTSSVRTLYHPDLAYFLKFSVHVRLTNCVRKNAWYELDSAVALTELLTPLMDELAREQPGFALMPEPAASTLDLGALGSLEQAREVTECFGILYRQNLDADCRRRYRPQVAMALFTWDRHGQSVAQAAVERSAGRLGVGYAEAALRWFAGYAEQLLGGVLHCLFRRGVVLEPHLQNTLLGFDADDLPCRVWIRDLEGTKLVPEHWPAARLAHLAERTRASLYYDADKAWKRVVYCTLVNNLGEAIFHLAAGDETLERRLWRQLGERLDAQRLRLDDPPALAELCAGAPWPSKENFMTRLLMRADREAGYTPLPSPLAGPATQVRP
- a CDS encoding type III PLP-dependent enzyme, whose protein sequence is MNLPDAIVRAIDGLRAERTQPLCAYLYDLAALAEHVRTMRAALPASCELFYAAKANPEAAILRTLAPLVDGFEAASGGELRWLHGLHPELPLIFGGPGKLDGELAAALDCGVAAIHVESLGELRRLAVIAAARGRRAPVLLRLNLKLAEAPDSRLVMGGKPTPFGLDEEALDEALALLRGEPWLELQGLHFHLLSHQLDVAAHLQLMRAYLGCFRRLCAEHRLELPLLNVGGGMGIDYRDPGNSFDWPAFCQGLAALLDEQRLGDTRLRFEIGRFISAACGYYLMEVLDIKRNHGQYFAIGRGGTHHFRTPAAQGHDHPFAVVRGARPAELREQAVTLVGQLCTPKDVLARQQPVAELAVGDLLVFPLAGAYAWNISHRDFLMHEPPQMLFLPAG
- a CDS encoding NADH:flavin oxidoreductase yields the protein MNAPVQALFQPFSLGALELPSRVVMAPMTRSFSPGGVPNAKVIEYYRRRAAAGVGLIVTEGTTVGHKASNGYPNVPRFYGEDALAGWQQVVEAVHAEGGKIAPQLWHVGNVRKLGTEPDAEVPGYGPSEKLKDGKVIVHGMSRDDIQEVITAFAQAAADAQRIGMDGVEIHGAHGYLIDQFFWAGSNQRSDEYGGDLAGRSRFAIELIQAVRAAVGPDFPIIFRFSQWKQQDYSARLVETPEALAAFLEPLSAAGVDIFHCSTRRFWEPEFDGSDLNLAGWTRQLTGKPTITVGSVGLDGEFLQFMVNTDKVAQPAKLEGLLERLHKQEFDLVAVGRALLVDPDWALKVREGREGDILPFSRQALMSLV
- a CDS encoding TetR/AcrR family transcriptional regulator; translation: MLAAMSTSIRLDKRDLILAKGAEVMTRRGYHGAGVQEIVLAAGVPKGSFYHYFASKEDFALQALAQVYQPRLERYALALGNPALSPRQRILGYYAELVQRFARQEKLEYHCFIGSLSFEMAELSPAIGAAVDAILQRSADILQACLEQAQAAGELAADEDCRNLAAFIANAWQGALTRLKVASDTRVLDDFLQRLERLLAA
- a CDS encoding glutathione peroxidase — protein: MSAFHDLNLRALDGEDLPLAPFKGQVVLVVNVASKCGLTPQYAGLEKLHQQYRARGFSVLGLPCNQFAEQEPDNEAAIREFCSLNYGVTFPLGSKLQVNGPERHPLYRLLAGEGAEFPGDITWNFEKFLVGQDGRVLARFSPRTAPDDPALIQAIENALS
- a CDS encoding FKBP-type peptidyl-prolyl cis-trans isomerase encodes the protein MLIAANKAVSIDYTLTNDAGEVIDSSAGGAPLVYLHGAGNIIGGLEKALLGKQAGDELTVAVEPEDAYGEYSAELVATLNRSMFEGVDVLEVGMQFHASGPDGSMQIVTIRELDGDDVIVDGNHPLAGQRLNFQVKVVDVRDASEEEVAHGHIHGEGGHHH
- a CDS encoding DUF3565 domain-containing protein, giving the protein METALLAAISMGRDLLHMKNERTSVTKATPESDPSPAPRQTGGAVRLLDLRQDEDGHWVAVLSCGHTQHLRHQPPWQNRAWVLDPAQRDARRGQRFRCGWCLNGARPAPPPADETR
- the pta gene encoding phosphate acetyltransferase translates to MHCFFIAPTGFGVGLTSTSLGLVGALERAGLRVGFFKPVAQPHPDDTGPERSSALIARTHGLHSPAPLALSRVEQMLGDGRLDELLEDLLERYRQAAADKDVVIVEAMVPTRHTSYAARVNFHLAKSLDAEVILVAAPEQEGLGELCDRLEIQAQQFGGTQDPKVLGVILNKVRSEDGIAAYARRLQECSALFRGEHFRLLGCVPWQDELNAPRSRDIAELLGARLLNAGDYEQRRVLQIVLCARAVANTVQLLKPGTLVVTPGDRDDIILAASLAAMNGVPLAGLLLCSDFNPDPRIMQLCRGALASGLPVMTVSSGSYDTATHLNRLNKEIPLDDRERAEKVAEFVAGHVDHDWLRGRCGGTQALHLSPAAFRYQLLQRAMAANRRIVLPEGSEPRTVQAAALCQARGIARCVLLGKPEEVRAVAQAQGIELPPGLEILDPDLVRARYVAPMVELRQGKGLNAPMATAQLEDNVVLGTMMLALGEVDGLVAGAIHTTANTIRPALQLIKTAADYSLVSSVYFLLLPDQVLVYGDCAVNPQPNAEQLAQIALQSADSARALGIVPRLAMLSCTSADSAKVAEATRLARLRRPDLALDGPLPYDAAGGRLQTPDRPPAERATVLVFPDLDSGNSAYRALQRDTHCVGVGPMLQGLRKPVNDLPRGAQVDDILYTVALTAIQAADLP
- a CDS encoding acyltransferase; translation: MLHFLPAALRGLLGASLLALNTLFWCWPLFAVTLLKICLPFAAAQRLGNRLMNFIHEAWISCNKAWMNLLGQTRWRVEGLPDLDYQHSYLVTSNHQSWVDILALQYLLNRRIRPLKFFLKQELIWVPVIGLCWWALGFPFMKRYSKAYLARHPEKKGKDLETTRRTCAKFRDNPVSIFNFLEGTRFTPAKHSAQASPFRHLLKPKAGGIAFVLDAMGEQLHAIVNVTIHYPQGNPSFWTLLSGELGDVVVNLRRLPIDPAFIGRNYDQDDDYRLAFQQWVNQLWLAKDAELAELHRRDPAR